The stretch of DNA taaaaatctccacacctgactaaaggtgtggagggtaaatctgcttcccagagcttccggcaagacagaattaattcatactgataacgctggataaacatagaaagcacagaacggaaaagtccacaatctgtgaacagaaaagagcaagcaaaaacttagctttgcagaactggtcaggataacagggaaatccaaaagagatgtgaatccaaccaggaaccatttacaagtggcactagctgaaggacagagcaggcataaatagccgagcagaaaagacgatcagtgaaagcagctgctgacagctaactccaaggagcagccataccacttgaaaccacaagagagagcccaagagcagaactcacaaaagtgccacttacaaccaccggagggagcccaagagcggaattcacaacaattatgtaattgtggagaaccacacaggctttgaccagctcatcgactgtctccatttttagattaatggctgtcgcaagaatgcgccattttgagactagaatcccaaaggtacactctactgttcttcgggccctgctcagtctgtagttaaagatccttttagtgtggctcaagtcccgactggaatatggcttcagtaggttttcacacatctgaaaggcctcatccccaaccataacaaatggcatcggtggaccttgagtgttggggagaggtcgtggcagtggaaaattaaaatttcttcCATACACCCGTCGGCCCATATTTGAGTTCTTGAAATTCTGTGAGTCATtcccacagccaaaagctccaatgtccacagcgatgaagcgactgtccgcatctgctattgccattagcacaactgaaaaatattttttgttgttgaagtactccgattcagttctggcgggtttgataatgcatatgtgctttctatccaccgctcccaaacagttggggaaatcacacacactccagaatttttcagcagcttcaatccacatgtcctccgtgggtaggggtataaactcatcccagagaacgttctttgttgctcccaagcaaacgcacaggcaagaaacagcttgatgcttaaatccaggttgaaataaaagctctccatgcgaagatccatcatgacacaggatacagtaccaaactgtgaagatttcagcagtcctagggtctatatatagatatcccataatacacgccctctgtagtcctatTGGCGgtatctggttatctagattttgtttctgttaaatttttcaccatgcgtacaaaaaacgcaaacgcatgcaaaacgcatggaaaagcgtgaaaacgccggttttttttaaacgcatgcgttaacgtgtgcgtctaaaaaacgctgcgtttgtacgcgtttcaaagcattttttccttcatttgcggttgcgaattaaacgctgcggattctaacgcaaatgtgaaactagccttatttaCATTTTTTGCTGTATCTTAACAAACTGCTGTTTGGAGAGTGTTCACATCAATGCAAACTCCTGTGATTTCTATATCCTACATCTAAGTTCTTCTTCAGACCTGTAATTTTACTTTTTAGTTGCTCTTCTCTGTTTATCTGCCTTCCTGTTTCCATTAGAAAAGCTGCCACTAGTAGTAGCAGAGCTCATTCATGCTCGGCCAGCATTCTGCTCAGCAGGTATCTGAGAACCAATTTCAGCCCGATAACTAGCACTTTATTAAAGTTGATTGGCGCTTGTTTACTGGCTCTTAACATTGGCTGAGAAActgtatgggaaaaaaaaaacgttattacgCTTCAGTCCCCATACAGCTTTGTGTTGTAAGCAGCACATCCCTGTTTACAAATAGTGATGCGAGGCTGACAACATGTATGCCCTGAAATAAGAAAACTTTGATTATTGTGACCCCCTGTATCAACTTTCTATTTTTCAGGAGCTCTCGGGCTTGTTGTCGGGCATCCTATAGACACAGTTAAGGTGAATACCATATCTTACTAATAAAGCATAATtaaaacacagtgatatctctgaaaCAACTATCCAAAAttgcatttaaattttttttttcgggTTGGGTGGGTGTCTTCTTCAAGAGGATGGCTATTATGCATCGTCATTTATGGTGGTACAGAAAGTTTGGCACAAGAAATCTTCAGAAAATTACCAATTTTTTTAAATTGTACTTGTgtgtgttccattttttttttttttttttttttttttttttactttttagccctttttttcaaatatcctgcctctgatgataaggaaactgttgaaaactcttcctgaatagCATTGGAAATGCAAGTCTAAACACACTCTAATGTTTATTTAAaaaagattgtgatatgaaaaacaaAAGCGAAAGACGTAATTAGAAAAAAATATTCCATGTaacacaaaaacttgatttaaacaatgGGAGATTTCCTGACAGCAGCTTCCCTTTAAGTGATGATCTGTAGAAAGAGGTGGTCTTTTAgatcaatttcactgcactttttaTCTGTATCTTGCTGAGATTGACTTGCGGTTGAGATCTCCATTACTTTCCTGCAGGTACGTCTGCAGACGCAGTCAAGGTACCGTGGAATTCTCGACTGCATACTGAAGACTTACAAGAAAGAAAATGTAAGTGCTTATTGTCATACATTGTATCCTGCTGTTGGAGAGATCAGATACTAGTTCATGCTACAGAAAACATGAAAAATATACAAATTACTGGAAATGAATGCATTGGATTATTTATCAGTAACTATTAACCTCGAAATTGTATGCATATTATTTGTTACTTTTGAGCTAGGTAATGAGCTTGTCTTGAggactgcaaaaaaaaatcaaGGGTTAAACTGCAAGCTTGACGTGTCCTTGATAGACCCAGGTTTTGATAATGCATTTGTAACCAAGAACTTACAGTATAAAAAAAGCAAGAAAAGTATTTTCTAAAAACAACAATATTTTTTATGTTTCTCTTTGTTTCTTGTTTTGACTTTCATAGATTTTGGGATTCTTTAAAGGAATGAGTTTTCCTGTTGGCAGTGTGGCTGTCAGTAATTCTTTAATGTTTGGATCATATAGTAATGCATTACTCTATATAACCGGTAAGGAGTGTAAAGACTGGAGAAATCCACCAGAAAACCATCAGGTTTTTCTAGCTGGTTCTTTTGCAGGACTGGTACAGGTAAGTTTTCCGTTCCTATTTGAAATAAATTTGTCAAATGCTGCTATAGTGGTATAGGTGTAATCAATATCGTCCGAACCTTAAAGTTCAGTCAATGGTTTCTACCATGGCCAAACACCTGGAATAGATGGCCAAAAATAAATAGTCCAGATGGACGCTGCTAAATAGTTAATTCCAACAATGAGTATGAAGCTAATGTCCGCAGAAATTAATATCTCACAAATGTTTTATTAATTTACAAAAGACAGGCTGATATACAGAATATGACAATATAATAGTTCTATAGCAAAAAACACAGCAGGTCCACTCCATATAACAAGCTAGGGATGTGGAGTCTCATAGCTGTGAACAGCAGGTGATATGTAGTATCAAAGTCACACACAGCTAGTACCTAATATCCAAGCCATGGATATATCAGGAAaaatataaagtgctagtgcatatACGTAGTCAACTTCAAGAGGTAGAGAGCCTTGTGTGAAGATATTGTGAAAGAAACGTTTGTGAAGTTATGCACTTGCTATCTACTGTATGTACAGGTGTTTCTcataaaactagaatatcatcaaaaagttcatttatttcagttcttcaatgcataaagtgaaactcgtatattatatagagtcattacaaacagagtgatgtttttatttctgttaatgttgatgattatggcttacagccaatgaaaacccaaaaagtcattacctcagtaaattagaacactttataacaccagcttgaaaaattattttaaaatccaaaatgttggcctactgaaatgtatgttcagtaaatgcactcaatacttggtcggggctccttttgcatcaattactacatcaattgcggcgtggcatggaggcgatcagcctgtggcactgctgaggggttatggaagcccaggttgctttgatagcagccttgagctcgtctgcattgctgggtctggtgtctctcatcttcctcttgacaatatcccatagattctctatggggttaaggtcaggcgagtttgctgccaatcaagcacagtgatactgttgtataTAAACCAGGTATAAGTACTTTTgtcaatgtggacaggtgccaagtcctgctggggaatgaaatttccatctctaaaaagcttgttggcagagggaagcatgaagtgctctaaatttgcttggtagatggctgcgctgactttggtcttgataaaacacagtggacctacctcCAATTTTCTGATatgtattttaaattttttttccgaaaaccctgtatcatttcctttacacttcccaAATACAAATAGTTGCTACTTTGTTTTGctgtatcacataaaatcccaataaaatacacttAAATTTGTTGGTGTATCAtgaaaaaatgttaaaaagttcacggggtatgaatacttttttacGGCACTGTATGTGAATACAGACTTTTGTGTTAAACCTGGACAACCCTTTAAGATTGTCATCAACGTTAAATGAATTTCAGACAGACCGCATATAGTTGTGAGATCGTCCGACCTATTATTTGTATCATGGCTTTCCACTGACGGGAGATGTCAGGGGAAAGAAGAATCGGGCATATTCAATTTCATCATGCCCAATCCATTTGATCTAAATGAAGTTAAGCTGAAGCAGAGAGAGGTGTCTGGCATCGATTTATGACCCTCTCCCCATTGAGAACATATGTATGCTTGGCCAAACATTTGTAGGGTGGATGGGTTGTGAGGAACAGCTGTTGGCGGAATGAAAAATTCAGGACCTGTGTGCTGCATTGGTCaaagatagaaaaaaaatagacatttttcatttttatattgaCAGTCTAATAAAAACACTTATCAAAATAATGACTTtttatgtgaaaaatctaaattccTTAATTTAATATGACATTCATATGTTATGTCAATGTCACTGTTTGATTATACCTTCCTTGTGTAGTAGTAAAGCTGTCCATGAGTGGAGGATTGGTCATGTACCTTCTGTGTCCAATGCAGGAGTATACCAACTCCACAATGTGATGCTGTATGGTAgtaaaaggcaacctgtcaccagatttttttcGTATAAAATATGGCCACCATCATTAGGGCATCTTTTATAGCATGCTGGAATGTTGTAAAAAAGTCCCCATTCCCCTGTGCAGATCCTAAAAAGACATTTTATTATACTTGCAGACAGAGCAGTCCGATaagatgggcatctctggtcttgatccggcgcctcctctcttcttgcgatcgGCGTCCCTCTTCCCTTCTTCAAGTGGATGATGCATCCTATGTCAttcacacagtgtcctccatcgcGCTCCTGGGCAGGCGCACATCTCTCTGCTCTCCTCTCGgcggagcaaagtactgtagtgcgcatgcgcccgctttACTTCCAGGTTATCGGCGCTCTTTTCTTTTTCTGGcacatgcgcactacagtactttgctctgcaggacggagagaagtgcgcctgcgcaggagcacggtgGAGGACACTATGTGGATGACATAGGAGGTGTCATCCACATAAAGCAGTGAAGTAGGATGGCGATCATAAGAAGGAGGTGCCGGGtcaagaccagagatgcccatcagaCCATATTGCGCTGTATGAGTGTATAATAAAAGGCCTTATTTGGGATCTGGATTTGGGACTTTTTTTTATACAGAATTCCAGTATGCTGTAAAAGAAGCCCTAATGGTGGCCGTACTTTATAGGAggaaaacctgatgacaggttccccttCAAGGATAAATCTTCACTTCAGCAGTGACTCCTTGATTTCCTATAAAGCTATAAAATAAGTAGATGTTGAAATCTGAAACAAAGCCTTATACGCTCTTATGTCTGCAGGTATATTTTACAGCTCCAGTTGACCTGATAAAAGTGAGATTACAGAACCAAACGGAGTCGTTCAAACAAGGGAAGCTGGACAATCTACAGGCTCGGTATCGTGGTCCTGTTCACTGTGCTGTGAGCATATTCAAAGAAGAAGGCATTAGGGGTCTCTATAGGGGGTCCAATGCACTGATTGTACGCGACGTGCCCACTCTTGGATTATATTTCTTAACATATGAAGTCCTTTGCAAATGGATGACTAGTGATGGTGAAATACCAGGTAAGACTATTAGAGAGTTTACACTGGTGAGTGAGAATCAGATTTACAGGGGGAAAAATAATTATTTGACATATAATTGTTAGTCTGTCACGCTATTGGCTATGCAGGTAACTGATAACTATAAAAGTGTCGagacactttaaagggaacctgtcaccccgaaaatcgcgggtgaggtaagcccaccggcatcaggggcttatctgcagcattctgtaatgctgtagataagcccccgatgttacctgaaaaaggagaaaaagacgttatattatactcacccaggggcggtcccgctgctggtcaggtcggatgggcgtctcaggtccgctgcagcgcctcccatcttcattccaagacgtcctcttctgatcttcagctacggctccggcgcaggcgtactttgctctgccctcttgagggcagaggatagtactgcagtgcgcaggtgccggaaaggtcagaggcccggcgcctgcgcactgcagtactttgagggcagaacaaagtacgcctgcgccggaaccgtggctgaagatcagaagaggacgtcttgtaatgaagatgggaggcgccgcagcggaccggagacacccatccgacctgaccagcagcgggaacgcccctgggtgagtataatataacgtctttttctcctttttcaggtaacatagggggcttatctacagcattacagaatgctgcagataagcccctgatgccggtgggcttacctcacccgcgattttcggggtgacaggttccctttaaggagagtcACAATCAGTCCTGCAAGGGTCTCACTTTCTTTGTTATCCAAATTGTGCAAAAACATTGGAGAGGCGGAAATTATAAGGAGGCAGAATCAAATTGGATCTTCCTATTAAACCGTCTGGCGCCAAAAGGCCTACATTTTGATATAGAACTACATGCCCTTTAAAGGGAgtccgtcacccccaaaatcgtatatgagttgtggccaccggaatcaggggcttatctacagcattctgtaatgctgtagataagcccccgatgtatcctgaaagatgagaaataaaggttatattatactcacccaggggcggtcccattgTGGTctggatccgatgggcgtcgcggtccggtccagcgccccctatcttcatacgatgacgtcctcttcttgtcttcttgccatggctccggcgcaggcgtactttgtctgccctgttgagggcagagcaaagtactgcagtgcgcaggcgccgggaaagctcagagaggcccagtgcctgcgcactgcagtactttgctgtgacctcaacagggcagacaaagtacgcctgcgccggagccatggcaagaagacaagaagaggacgtcatcgtatgaagataggaggcgccggagcggaccgcgacgcccatcggacctggactgcagcgggaccgccccgggtgagtataatataacctttatttctcatctttcaggatacatcgggggcttatctacagcattacagaatgcttattTTACACTAAAGAAAGAGTATCAATAACACCAAGAGCGTAACTAAAAAGTTAATATTTATTAAACATATATCAAAATTACATATAACATAAAAATACAGGAAGAGGAGGAAACAAAACAGGTACACAAAGGGAAGATCACTTGTCCACTGTATAACCCGGGAGAGCACATGAATATATCACTCTATCAATGGTCAGAAAAAAGAGAGCGGGTGCAGAGGTATTCCTAATCATGCTGTAATCTCACAGGTATTGTCATAGGCACAGCACCACCAAGTCCATTCAACACATATTTTGTCGAACAATGCTCACCCATAGTAAGTCAGGAAAATGCGGTGATCTTCCcacgacccctgacgcgcgtttcgccttctgGATATACTGGGAGGGTTTTCATGGTAGTATACCCTTGGCCATTGATGACATGATGTGCTTGATGATTATTTTttgagcattacagaatgctgtagataagcccctgataccagtGGCCGCAGCCACGATTTtagggatgacagattccctttaaacactgttaaataaatatatatataaacatatatatatatatgatcctatAACAAAACTTAATAAAattaacatttttataattttactTTTAAAATAATATAAAGTTCCATTTTAATCATCAACTATATTATTTATAACTAAGTTTATGTATTAATATCAATGGAAAATTATAAGGTTGTTGTTTTATTCATTTACTGACACTGTGGATTAATCTCTATCAGCATTCACTCCATCAATACAACCATCTGGTATGCAGTGAATCTCATATTAGTGGATTAAGGGATAGCTACTGCCAAGTGCTTGGAGACAGGGGCGGAAACACATTGTTTAGCTTCTTGGTTCTTCAGAGCCTCCATACTATTGTGACATCACAAGCTGTCTCTAGCACTGTCGGCCATTTTTCTGCCGGGTATCCAGGGACGCTACCGGCCAGAGCGCTCCTGGCTCTACTTGTGCAGTTCCCGCTCCACGGAGAGATTCATTGATCTATAAACCACGCTCTACGTCCACCTGCTTCTATTTATGAGCCGGATATTCTCAGCAGCAGCGCGGATTCCATACACTGTTATTCCGATGGTGCAACTACATAGTATGTAACCCTTTCCTTAAACTTCAACCAACCTGCCCCGCTAAATACATTGTATGTTAACCTTCACTCATGGTCTAACTCCACTAAGTGGGCAGTTAGCAGTTTTTATACTTATCAGTTTCCTGCATAGCCAATAGCACGACAGACTAACAATTAcggtatatttcattttttttctttggtcAACAATTTGGGTTTCTCAcacagaattagtgatgagcgaatatactcgttactcgagatttctcgagcatgctcgggggtcctccaagtatttttcagtgctcggagttttagtttttcttgccgtagccgaatgatttacatctgttagccagcataagaacatgtgggggttgcctggttgctagggaatccccacatgtacttatgctgcggcaataaaaacataaaatactcggatgacacccgagcgttgctcgggaaatctcgagtaactagtatattcgctcatcactacacagaaTCCAAGGTCTGTCTACCGCATATTCTCCCCCCCACTCCTCTATCTCTATTTCCGTAATGTAGGCGCTGGTTTTCTTCGTATTTcatttgaaaataagtatttgatacaccgccgactttgcaagttttcccacccacaaagaatggagaggtctgtaatttttatcgtaggtacactacaactgtgagagacagaagctaaaaaaaaatccagaaaataacattgtataatttttactttttacttaatttgcattttattgtatgaaataagtattggaTACAATGGaataacagaacttaatattttgtacagaaacttttgtttgcaattacagaggtcagacgttacctgtagttcttgacctgatttgcacacattgcagcagggattttgatcCACTCCTTCatccagatcttctccagatctttcaggtttcggggctgtcgctggcaacattgagtttcagcttcctccaaagattttctaatgggttcaggtctggagaatggctaggccactttgggaccttgaaatgcttcttacggagccactgctTAGTTGCCCTCGCTGTGTGTTTTGGTTCAGTGTCATGATGGAAGACCCAGTCATGACCCATATTCAATGCTATTACTGAGAGGAGTTTGTTGactaaaatctcacaatacattactccatccatccttccttcaatactGTGCAGTTGTGttatcccctttgcagaaaagcacctcgaaatgatgatgtttccaccactatgcttcacTATGCCGATTCCTGACCTTTCCCAgagtcatccttaccccacaaggcgagatattgcatggagccccaggctgaggaagattgacagtcatcttgtgtttcttccattttctaacaattgtgccaacagttgttgccttctcaccaagctgcttgcctattgtcctgtagcccatcccagccttgtgcaggtctacaatattGTCCCTGGtgacttagacagctctttggtcttggccatggtggagaggttggagtgtgattgagtatctggacaggtgtcttttatacaggtaacgagttcatacagaaaaattaacaggtctgtgagagccagaatttttgctggtaggtaggtgatcaaatacgtttttcatgcaataaaatgcaatttaattatttaaaaatcatacaatgtgattttctggtttttatatttagattctgtctctcacagttccagtgtacctacgataaaaattacagacctctccaattTTTGTAGTTGGGAAAATGTGCAAAATCGtcaaatgtatcaaatacttattttccccactgtatgtagtaaaGAAAGTAAAGCAAAACTCGGTGACAAAAGTCTATATCAGGGCCATATATGCATTTTGTGTTTGCAGTTATTATAGCCTTTATGCCTGAGGGCAAAgtcttgttctttttttttcttgtttccttTTATTGCATATTTTATTTAAATCTATTAAATGTATTAACTGAGACAAATAAACATGCAGATCCCATCTGACACCCATCTGCAGATTACAAGATGCCTCATTAGTTTTAAAAGTAGGTCTGCATGCACTCTCCTACAGAGAGGTGTCCATGGGCATTTCATAATGTTACATGGTAAATGTCCAAAGCGAACCACTCTGCCATTGGCGGAGTTATCATTCAATCTACTGTGCCTAATGCTAAAAAACAATCTGTGCTTACTTACCTTTCTTGGGTCCTGCGCTGAGTCTCCACCATTGCTCCCggtatctgttattgtctgcagatcTAACGCCATATCAACAACACAACAAACTAGTGAGCTCAATGGCTCCTAGAGGCTCCACTTGTTAGGCAGGGCCAAtgagctcactgattgactgcaATGTAGTAAACGTAATATGAATAACAAAAAAAGACCTTTACCCACCCTCCTCAGGTCCAGTCTCCAACACTGTTCGCAATGTCTGTTATTGGATACAAATCTGCTGCCACAGGGTCTCTAGTGCTTCCATAACCCTTTTAAAGAGCCTTTCCAAAAGACGTAGAATTTACAGGCAAACCAGAATCGTTACCAAAAGGAAgtgtaataaacttagtgctaagtgcagtggagatcagtatcatgggtcagaaaagaggccgagagacaataggttaagagttcaagaatatgtagaatgatatgcaggtaaacagctatgacacagcaggttagtagcagacagagctggataggcagtaagcacgtgtacagaccgtggaagtccaagtatgtcagatccagagacctggagaccagaccaggcctcctagcagggagcagtccagcggcagagacgagtgcagagcagatccagggtagcaagtctttgcaatgaagagatgtagaactggagacagatggggtatcccaaagtaatgaagaaaccagcaagatagcagttcttccagcttgatcacaagtcaggaacaagatactcaagcaatgagtatatattcagagctcccttaaatacaccacagacaggaacaaggaaaatctgacaggaaacaagatggcccccatgaggccaatgactccatcttaggtaagggcaaaagtaactgaactgagggcaaacagcaactagaaacagatatacagtccaagtccttacagGAAGACTCTTTTGGGAaagattgtagttttcttttatatTCTACGTCATGTGGTGGGGATCTTTAAAGGGTTAATATTGACTTATAGTATATCTACAGGATAGGTGTTGATCAGTGGGGGACCCACTTCTGGATCCTACCCCAATTggcagaatggggaacttttatccttACCTGATGATCCATTTATTATATATGGGAATGCCAAAGCACTGCGCTTGGCGTTTTCTGGCACCCCGTTAAAATAATAGATTGTTTGTTGAGT from Ranitomeya imitator isolate aRanImi1 chromosome 9, aRanImi1.pri, whole genome shotgun sequence encodes:
- the SLC25A45 gene encoding solute carrier family 25 member 45 isoform X1, which translates into the protein MPSAEFIAGWISGALGLVVGHPIDTVKVRLQTQSRYRGILDCILKTYKKENILGFFKGMSFPVGSVAVSNSLMFGSYSNALLYITGKECKDWRNPPENHQVFLAGSFAGLVQVYFTAPVDLIKVRLQNQTESFKQGKLDNLQARYRGPVHCAVSIFKEEGIRGLYRGSNALIVRDVPTLGLYFLTYEVLCKWMTSDGEIPDSWTMLFAGGCAGTAGWAAANPMDVIKSRLQMDGMKGVQYRGILDCTCKSIKQEGLRVLCKGLTVNSLRAFPVNAVTFLSYEKLLENFR
- the SLC25A45 gene encoding solute carrier family 25 member 45 isoform X2, whose protein sequence is MSFPVGSVAVSNSLMFGSYSNALLYITGKECKDWRNPPENHQVFLAGSFAGLVQVYFTAPVDLIKVRLQNQTESFKQGKLDNLQARYRGPVHCAVSIFKEEGIRGLYRGSNALIVRDVPTLGLYFLTYEVLCKWMTSDGEIPDSWTMLFAGGCAGTAGWAAANPMDVIKSRLQMDGMKGVQYRGILDCTCKSIKQEGLRVLCKGLTVNSLRAFPVNAVTFLSYEKLLENFR